AAAGTGATTTTGACAAGCTTTTAAGTGAATTTTCTTTTCCACTCAGACATTTTTACTTTGTGCATTTCAAACACGATTAAACTATTATGAcgacattttataaatttttactatataaaaagtaaatttatttacatatcatattttaaaaacttaattaatgatATCGTAAGTTGAAACTGATCATCTTATAAGTAAACAGTTACTTTCTTGGTTAAAAGTGGACAAGTATTAACGTTTGCGTGGTGAATTTGAAGTGTCAGAGATGGCTTAGACTTTTTAGgttaaatttttggaatttagTATAGACTATGAGAGCATAATAGGTTAATAAACAATCAAACACAAAGAGATTTTTGTAGAGTTGTAGAGATAGGGAGAATTGTGTAGAAACCCAAGTTGTTCGGAGTCGGGTTGATACAAGTGTAGATCTAGAGGTCGGATTCAAAGGACACACACATTGTGTCCATCGAAGAGTCGAGCTACTTCGGATTGGCTCTTGCCTAAACAAGTACATATATCTTGCAATGAACATATACTTTGTACTGCTCTAACTTTGCTGTGATGGATACAAACTCTTTTATTCAAAGATAATACAAGAACAGCTAAAAACCGGAACAAAAATCACTCAGACAAACATCAAATCTGTACAAGTAAACTCAGCTGCCTACTCGAACGATTAATATGTTGGGAGTCAACAAGTTTCCAACTCAATTTTTGACTGGTAGGCTAACAAATCTATCGGCAGGAGTGGATCATGTTAAACTCTCCGTTTCTTAGATGGAACAGTAGCTTCAGACCATGACGAGGGCTTAAATCCTCCAACCAACAGCTTTGATGCAGCAGAAGCgtttatttttctcctcttaGATTCCAGCTCTGAATGTTTAGAAGAGCCAGACGATCCAAAGATTGAACCAGAGTAAATCATGGCTCGTTTATCTCTTCTGTTCTTATCGAACTTATGAGCAAATTTAACACTTGCAGCAGTTGCAGCATCTTCTGTAGAAGGTGGTAATAGCCTAATACCAAGTCCTACTTTCTTAGCAGCAGCCTCTTCTTCGGCAACTCTTTTCTTCTGACCCTGTGTACATGTGATGAGGACTCTTTTTAAGTGGTCGAAATAGAGGAGAGGGTGCACAAAACCAGcagtaaataaaaatacatacccTAAGTGTGGCTCGTAGAGCCTTGTTCATCGCATAATCATCTGAATGTCTAGTATCAGATACTCGCTGAAGACGAACAAGTAAAGGCTCagcttttttcttcttcttcaagtcctCCTCCTGGTGCTCAAGGCGATAAAAAGGATCCACCAACTTACTTTTATCTGGATAGAAAAGTAGATCAGTTATTAACAAACTGTATTCCTCCTAATAATTACAGTTCATTACGATAACTACTGTATGGTTATCTGAAGAGAGACTTCTATGCATCTCTAAATGCAATAACTTCTCCAAGTGTAATAGCAatatgaattcatcaagaaatgCACCAAATAATTCTTCAATACAACTATAGTATTTACCTTCATCTACTGGGAGTACCAAGGTTTCAGCATCTTCAGCATCATAGTCTTCAGTCTTCTTTTGAGCTCCACTAATAATAACATAAGCACAGTTTTTTGGATCTGTTTGAATGACAATCTCATGCTTGCAGCATGCAGATTTCATCGAAAAGCTCCATATCTATCACAAGTAAGGAATTACAATTAGCAAACAAAAAACAAAGAGTCATTTGAGCTGGCAAATTTTGGCGTAAAAgtgaatatttttcatttcattaactGCATCATGAAAAAAACTTACCTTTGTGGAGTAATAATTCCCTACTTGCTTTTTCTCAGCATTGAACCTCACACCCTTGGCAATCATCGACTCACATCCCCCACACCAGATATTAAATGGCATCTCAAACCTATAACAAAAGGATATCGGGTAGTGAGTAACGATGCTCATAACAACAGAGATAGAAAATACATAATGCATTACtaggttaaaaaaatttatgcatGAGTAAgacattttattttacttcttttgCAACTGCACAGATTCCTTCCATCATCATTTCCGAGATACTGAACTCAGTTTACTAACAATGTTGTCAAGCAGGTACTTCCAAAAGTTTTCGGTTTCAAGTATGCATTTCGAATCATCATATGCTTACCAATGTCAATTGAGGAAAGACATAGCCTCAAGCTAAAGTTCCAATGTGTAGGTGATTCCTAATATTTAATCTATCTCGgttaaaagataaaatcatGCTAATAAATTCTACTCCAGGTTAAGCAATTATAAGCCCAAGGAAGCAAGTCCGACTAAGCCTCTCTatttcttcctttctttctattaaataagtaataattTGCATTACAATGTTTTAAAAGGTACATTACAATGTTTTAAGAGGTACATGAATGCTTCCCTGGGAAATAAGGGAAGTTCTATGAGATGTTCATTGAAGTTAAAGTTAACAGCATGGTAAatccccccacccccacccccacNNNNNNNNNNNNNNNNNNNNNNNNNNNNNNNNNNNNNNNNNNNNNNNNNNNNNNNNNNNNNNNNNNNNNNNNNNNNNNNNNNNNNNNNNNNNNNNNNNNNNNNNNNNNNNNNNNNNNNNNNNNNNNNNNNNNNNNNNNNNNNNNNNNNNNNNNNNNNNNNNNNNNNNNNNNNNNNNNNNNNNNNNNNNNNNNNNNNNNNNNNNNNNNNNNNNNNNNNNNNNNNNNNNNNNNNNNNNNNNNNNNNNNNNNNNNNNNNNNNNNNNNNNNNNNNNNNNNNNNNNNNNNNNNNNNNNNNNNNNNNNNNNNNNNNNNNNNNNNNNNNNNNNNNNNNNNNNNNNNNNNNNNNNNNNNNNNNNNNNNNNNNNNNNNNNNNNNNNNNNNNNNNNNNNNNNNNNNNNNNNNNNNNNNNNNNNNNNNNNNNNNNNNNNNNNNNNNNNNNNNNNNNNNNNNNNNNNNNNNNNNNNTAAAATTGAATAAAGAGAATAAAGGCAACAGATATCAGATGCAATGGTAAACATCACTTAAAATTCTTCAGCCCAAAAATGTCtgttttgtttttctcctcAACCAGATTATTGGTTACTGTTCAAAATGTTTCCTCGACATCCcaatggacaagtaaaaatacAGAATGTCATAGTTCAGTACCTTATAATTAAAATGCCCTGGTCTATCTTTCTTGCTCTCTCTCGGAGAGCATGTTGACCACGGAACTTGTTCAGTGAACCCTGAAAAGAAACATGAATAAGTAACTAGAACTCTTTTTTTGAATCCAATATTCCACCAGATACAGAACTGtaagaattaaaaaaacagTTTATATCTATTTACCTTCTTGGGAGACCATTCTGGAGGATAGTAAAAGTTGTCTGCCCTAGCAGCTGCAAGTGAAGACtgcaaaacacataaaaataagaaacaacAGTTCAGCACCAGCATTTCGATAGTTCAAAGGAAAAAACAAGCGATGGAAACTCAAGCCAAAAGTTTAATAGGTGCTTATGTAAGCATGTGTATCACTTATTTCCACACGTAATTGATTGGATTTTAGTTGCTCGGTTGCGCTGTAAATTGAGTTACTGCACCTACCATACAAGTAATTACAGTTCTGTCTTCCAAACACTTATTTAACACAAAACAACAGCTCAGATAGACaataatacaagaaaatatatagAGCTCACTGATGAATTATAAAGCATTTCACAATGTTGATgggtgaaaaaagaaaaagataactAAAAAGGTAAGAAGGGCAAGAAAAATAAACGGAGAGATACATGTCATATCTGCTAGGAAGAAATGACTGGAAGGCCACACACACACAAGCTTTCTCAACCTCTCAAAAAAAAGGACCAAAAAATAGAAGATACAACTTCCACACACACTTTACAATCTtagaagaaaaaagaggaaaCAATAAAATAGTTCTCAAGAGGATAAAATGCAGGCCTTACATGAACCAAACATATAATAGAAGGAAGGGATCACAACTTCAGACAGTCTCATAGAGTTTGATattgaaatatatgaaataaatactACTGCCTATGTTACTAGTCAACTGGAAGATATAAaccataattaaataaatcaagcAAGAAGTAGCAACTAACCGCACCTAAATCTCAAACTAGTTGAAGGGATCCCATTTATACAACTCCATTAGACCCCTTAACAAACTCAGACGATTCCTTAAAATTAACTATTTCTATGCTGACAGTCAATAAACCATAACCCTCATCCTTTTATCTAGACTTGAGACCAGCTATGCATTGCGTAACTAACATCGCCAGAGCTAGATACCCTAATCATTTAACAGCTCATCACAATTTTACAATCAATGGTCAAATCAAACACCACCGGCGAAGAAATTGTTTAATTAAATCTGTAaagcaacttttatgaaaaaaaatcgtAACTTCTAATACATAGCATATATTAACCATGCTGTCAAAGGCCACCTTGCGCGCACCTAAACTAATTTCACGGATACCTCCCACGTCCCACCAGCACCTAGACTCATGGTTCTCAACAGACTTCATAAACCACTATACCACACCCTCGAGTAACTTTTAACATTCATTAACACCCAAACTGGAACCATTAATCATATATCAGCTCAAAAATTCTAAGGTAAATTCATAACAGTGTAATTCAAAATCTTCACACACAACACCTTCTATCATATTCAATTATGGACAATTCTCAACACAtaacaactcaaaataaaaaaaaataacaatcaaaCATTGATATAAACCCtagattgttaaaaaaaaaactgaaaaactcacgaattaatcataattaaagaaagaaatCATGATGTACGTACCATTTTTTGATCTTCAAAACTTCGTTTCTCTGATCGGTCGTTTTGATCCTTGAAGATTCAGTTTAGGGATTTCGCGTTTTGATTGCAGTTTGGGGATTGTTTGATCATTTATACGTAAATAAAACGACAACGTTCTAATAATGGATTCAGGCGGCAAAAGCCCGTAGGCGGCGGTGTTGATTTTTTATTGATGGGCCTGGACCAACAATTGGACAAATTGCACAAATAGCCGATAATAGAGGTTGATTTACGTAAATATCCTTTCTTTAggttattatttaaatttatcttttttcaaaaaaaaaaaaagttgtacaAATATAATCTTCGAGAAATAATCATTATGGACAATGTTAGATTCGAGTTAAATATTCTTCTCATGTACTGCTTAATTTTGCAGATAAATATTAGATTGTAGTATAATATTCATGATAAGATATAAATTTTTCGAGTGTTAGTAATGTTTTcttagattttaatttttttaaaaaaaaactcgttacatagttttttaaaaaggttGTTAGATCGTCATTTACTAAATAGAGGTTAAAAATAGGGACGGGTGATAAGAATTTATggttattcattttttcaagaCTCATGTTAAAGGCATAATTatagtatataattttttataaataaatcaatttgaaatcaACTATGATGTTTCAACGTATAGGATCAAAGTTGTAAAAATTTGTGCGCTAgcttataaattatttcaaaagtttGGTATATTACTTAATTCAAAtaaactttgaatttttttatctgAAGTTTAATGTACACGTAATTAAAATTTGACTCGTCAATATCTAATTTCAAACGATTGGAATAttagtaaaatttaattttattttaaatttggttTGATAGTCTCAAAACTTTACACATGcacttgcattttttttttttgccattCAATGTCTGATACTCACATTAAAGTCCGACAATTGCTCTTCTGGTTGATTTGTTTTTGCCATAGTCATAAAAgaaatgtttcttttttcttttcttttcttcaatatcATAATGAAGATTTGGGTGGTATATAAATGTGAAAACCATTTTAGGTAAATCCCACTAAAAGTGCACTTATATTATTGCTTATTATTTGTTTcccatatatattattatacccCTATGTGACACCATCAATACATTATAACTAGCTTCACTTTTTCCAAATAGTGTGTACATTGCTTGGTAGAATGATAATATGGAGTACACTTGTTCCCCCACCATAGAGCAAAAGGACTTTGCAATTTAGTAGAAACatatatttgcatgttctcCTTATAGAAAGGGAAAATAGAGAGTTgacttttatataatattaatcgctcttttttaaaaaacgattctattttctttttaatttgtttaaaaaatgtataatatatcaaTCACgttaaattatatgtataaaagtCACTTGTTATTatataaaagttgaattattgtAAGAATTTATAGTCTAGTAAGATCGATGAAAGTACTTTTGCACATAATAGCGTGAATCTAATTTCCTTTTCCCTTCACCGACTCATTTGTTCCTCTTTCTCCGATCTACTAACATAGTGAAAACAATTATAAAAGTTGAATTcgtataaaatatatgtatctaacACTTTTGTTATGATCGATTctcttatatttctttatttcgaGCAATAAGTattgaaaaaatagatattcaacATATAAAACTGATGTTTATATCGatctatatattatacataaggTAGACCTCATACAATAATACCTCTTGATTTCAAAAATCTATATGGTATAATTCAGgggattttatattttacataatgaCCACTTTTATTATTCCTTGAAATCTAAGTAACATTTATTGGGAAAAAAAAAGGTCTACCTCCCCCCATTTCCTTTAATTTCCACCCAACTACTCACATAATATCTCCACCTTTCCTTATTATACACAACATTAAATTTTTAGCTTATTCACAAGTCTCACATGTAAGCAAAAATCCATTAGATTCAAGCTGTCAATCTTCAAAGTTTCTCAATCTCCaagaagtgaaaaaaaatttaaataaaaattgatcctttattatttcaatattgatGATCAATATTATTATCCATGTTTCCTCTTGTGATCACTATTTTCTTACAACATGGGCTTAAAGGTACCTCATGTAATATGTTTTGTTCTTTGGTTTTCTATACTTGTTCTCTtatttcaagaattcaaattcatgaaaaacaacaataaagtCATTATATATAATGATCATGATCACCACTCTTTGTTTGGTCAAAGAAAAACACTTCTAGCAAGTAATTTTGACTTCACACCTTTTGTGAAACATGttcatcaccaccaccaccaccatcatcATCGGGACGATGTCTATGAGGAACCGGAGGCTGAGCCAGCCGGAAGTCATGAGATTGATCAACGATATGGTGTCGAAAAACGACTCGTACCAACCGGACCGAACCCTTTGCATCATTAGGGTTTTGGAGGAGAGttgtatacaaaaaataatgaaatcaagCTTCCTATTGTTTTATTCTTGATCAAGAACATGGTGTATGATCTAgtaagtctttttttttcttttggtgcTTTGTGTACATGGTACTAATGAAAATGCTTTGATATTATAACATTAGCTTATTTCTTTGGTTATATTTATTGTTAGCTTGAAAACATATTTAGAGAATGTCATGATCATTTTAACATTAATCATATCAAATTATGATGTATAATAAAACTCTTGcttaaaaatcatatcaaatttagGTTTTCTTTTGTTTCCTATCTGATGTCTAGTACCCGCTTTGAAACCTGAACAGTCAGGTTTAGTATATAAAAGTTTCATTTTAGAAATAAACACTTTCTAACAAAGAGGATTCTATTAATATCACAATTTGAATCTAAAATCTCTGATTAAGAGAGCGCGGCGGAGGGGGGGCAAAATTAGGTTTGGTGAATGTTGTTGCATGGGTGAGTTGTGAAAGAAAATTGTCAAGGGAGCACATGAGTAGTTGTAACGGCACGGCAAATTAGAGAGGAATATTAGACTACTTATTAGCtatcataataaatattatgaaattaattaatgttgttGGTTAGTATATAGTTATTGAAGGCTAAATGTGCAATGCACGTGAAAAGTtgggtaattaattaaatatatactagCAAAATTAAATCCCCATGACAATACCTAAATGTTTGTCTATTAACAATCAAGGCGAAATtaagattttgaatttattataaattgagTATAGCTAAAGTTATATCTCACTAATTCTGATTTTATAAATGTTTAACACAACAGTTTCATCAATATCAtatatcaaaacacataaacgTTTCTTGTAAAGACttacacaaattaaaatatttaataagagtTAGtggtgtttttttttccttctattcgATATATGTATTAAGATTTGAGTAAATTTAGATTCACTTCTTACATGATCTGTTTCTGAACGTGACACTCTCGATAGTAGGGTGCTTTCATTTCTCTCAAACAAAACTCATGATTGTAATATTTCTGGATGAAAAAGATGACATTATGAAAATTGATTGCTTGAGAATGCATAAACCATCAATTGCAAAAATATTTATGCAATTATGCTGAATCTTATAAAAGTTAGAAATGTGACATTGAAGTTTAGACAACAATTTACTTTTGTGctagtaattttttattattcatgATAGTGATGTTTGTCCAGAAAAAACTTACTTCCCTGCgtgaaaatattaaatgattAGCGGCACGTAATATTGTACTATTTCCTTCGTTCTTTTTTATCGTGTTACGTCTTtggaaagttaatttgattaatttttaaagcaaaattaaattacattaatttgatatattaaataaaaaaaaatagatattcaaaaactatacgaaaagtactataaattgtaactttttacatatcaatatgataaaaaaatacattgtaaaatattagttaaagtGTGTATCGTTTGACTTTAAAAACCATGACAGTTGATAGTGGACGGAGATAGTAGTTGCtttacgtttttttttttttaaaaaaaaagaaaaggtagtCACAAAATATATCGTGTTCACTTAGGGTTCATGCCTTCGAGGAAGAGTCACATTTTAAAGGTGTGTGACGTAGACAACATGTCTTTTTGATGTATGTAAGAATTAGACGTGATTGCTTTTACCATTCAAATTCGTGACTATAAAATTTAGTTACTATTCCTTCATCTCAAATTAACAATTACTTTTAGTGTAGTTTTTTGAATAGAACGAGAATAATTATATGATTAAGTCATAAAAGTTATATACATGTAAAAACATACAGATGTATTCATTGCTCATACCAACACGAATTAAGATGAAATAGTATTATATCAAACACTTCTCGAATTTGAATCTTTGAAATAATCCTTTTTAATCGCTCTCGAAAATAGATTACAATATTGCATTTAACCTTAGATCTTATATAATCATTCAATATACTTAAAAGCAAAAGCACCAAACATACTCTTTGCATTTAATTCTTACGTAGCGTTTAATTCATACCTCATTTGATTTTTCTCTCCCATTTACGAGACAAGATAATtggtttttttttgggtggtggGGTGGGGGGGTGGTGTAGGGGGAATGGAGCTTTGGAAATGAAATGATATAGTGGTAGCGTTAAAACCTTTTTATcgcttctaaattaattttatgagatAAGTGTCATCTTCTGTCAACACTCAACGCagatatcaattaaataaaagatatttatagGTGTTAATTGTTAgttaaaaaagtatatattatagaggaacaaaaagaagatgatgTCTTTCTGTCCCACCTTTTCCTCCTCATGATGGTTAAGgtaaaaagttaattaattgattcttaATTAACCTTCTCATTGGTGgaacaaattaattaaaggaaatGTCATTTTCTGTGTGTTGTTAATTACCCAACAAATTATCTAAAACTCTCTAGAAGATGCagatcattttttattttatttttcttcacgaTGTCGTATtaagatttaattaaattaaattttattaaaaggtttcatatttaaaagtaaaaagcTTCTTAGCTAACAAAAGGCACCTCTAGTACATGAAGTTTCGGGTTTGAATAGCTTTGAGTAcgaatttgtttttgttaaaaaaacGTTTTATCCTCTAATTATGTGTGACTTTTTGGCAAATTTAAATATAGTTAAGTTTTAATGTAAATAtcgaataagaaaaaaaaactacactAATACTGCCATAAGATTTGCCAATTTCATATCATGGAAAGCACGTAGAATTACATAAAATCCTTgtatcaattataaaaatacatgCATCATGATTAGCAAAACAAAAGTCCACTAAGACtagaatcaatatatattattctttaagTTCAAgctttttataaaaagaaattaaaatatgattgagaGTTTGTCTTTGAGAAATTTTATAATgtccaaatttaaatttaatttaattttaatataattgtcgaacatcaaattaaatttaaaatgaaaaactaaTGTATAATTAAGGATTTCTCTGTGACATCACAATTATATTCAAATGATCTAGTATATATTAAAGGAGTTAGAAAGGTACACATACAATGTTTTGTTTTGGTTGAAAACTCAAAAGTCTAAATTTAATTCGAAAAGTTTCACATTATGTAATATCATATTCAAGATCTAAATTTAGAACCTctaaaaatgtgtttttttctCTACGGATAGATACAAACTTTTATAGTATTTATTTGCAATgcaaaaattttttatttttctaattttattgattaagttAAGAAAAATGTTTGATTACATTAATGTAAAAACTTAATCAAGAATAAATTATAGTAAGTGTTCATCCATAATAAGAAgatagttattaattatttagtgatcacattataaaaattaatttaagtaatatagtcaatatgaaataattttttatactattgggttatatattttagaaagcctttatacaagtaaaatatcatatatCTTCTAAGAAAGCTACTTCTCAATGCCATTTGAATGATTTGAcaatataaaaaagtatttaccttgatttgaaaatataaaagattatTTACCTTAACAGTACATACAAATTAAACTCAATAAATTCTAGAATATTTCATAAGAATACGtgactttaaaataaaatgtcttAGGAATATTGTTCACTTAATAATGAACAAACCtatcatataattaatattgaCCTAATCCAAACTTAAATAACTGATAAACACGTCTTCAATGATTTCAAAAGTGAAAAAAGTGCTTGAATtagtcaaaatataaataaatatattaatgaaGCATGAGTTAGTAAAGACTTGGTAAAAATTCATTAGTTAAACTTTATTAGTAAAAGTCTCCAAAGAAACAAACCatgaaataatttcttaaacaaacatgatttt
The window above is part of the Solanum pennellii chromosome 5, SPENNV200 genome. Proteins encoded here:
- the LOC107018647 gene encoding coiled-coil domain-containing protein 130-like — its product is MSSLAAARADNFYYPPEWSPKKGSLNKFRGQHALRERARKIDQGILIIRFEMPFNIWCGGCESMIAKGVRFNAEKKQVGNYYSTKIWSFSMKSACCKHEIVIQTDPKNCAYVIISGAQKKTEDYDAEDAETLVLPVDEDKSKLVDPFYRLEHQEEDLKKKKKAEPLLVRLQRVSDTRHSDDYAMNKALRATLRGQKKRVAEEEAAAKKVGLGIRLLPPSTEDAATAASVKFAHKFDKNRRDKRAMIYSGSIFGSSGSSKHSELESKRRKINASAASKLLVGGFKPSSWSEATVPSKKRRV